A genomic region of Myxococcales bacterium contains the following coding sequences:
- a CDS encoding N-acyl homoserine lactonase family protein: protein MRESMRRRVRWTGLLLLLAAAACGNYYHHPKLDVAPVDPPYAPAADGAAVDRLMPMLTGWSRSNEAHFLAGGDESKEIVIPIPVYLIERQGEYALVDTGMAPSLATNPSVYLGKTTAWLARSRLRTLIMQPGWGVPDRLEALKIDPQAVKKVILTHAHFDHTGANRAFLHSSFLLTRATLDDGRHGSLFNGFWNEDFPAALKTEEIDFAGTPPFLTFAGRRDVYGDGSVVLVPLPGHTKGSLGVYVRTKHGPVLLVGDAAYTMRNIREMILPGYLEDADAAWDTLFRLKRLAERAPEVRIVPAHDPDVYREIPVAPQSF from the coding sequence ATGCGTGAATCAATGCGCCGCCGAGTGAGGTGGACCGGACTGCTGCTGCTTTTGGCCGCGGCGGCCTGCGGCAACTATTACCATCACCCGAAACTGGACGTCGCGCCGGTTGATCCGCCGTACGCGCCTGCGGCCGACGGCGCTGCCGTCGACCGGTTGATGCCCATGCTGACCGGTTGGTCGCGCAGCAACGAGGCCCACTTTCTGGCGGGTGGCGACGAAAGCAAGGAAATCGTCATTCCCATTCCGGTCTATTTGATCGAACGCCAGGGTGAATACGCCCTGGTCGATACGGGCATGGCGCCGTCGCTGGCCACCAATCCGTCGGTCTACCTCGGCAAAACGACGGCCTGGCTGGCCCGGAGCCGCTTGCGCACCCTGATCATGCAACCGGGCTGGGGCGTGCCGGACCGCCTCGAGGCGCTGAAGATCGATCCGCAAGCCGTCAAGAAAGTCATTCTGACCCACGCGCATTTCGATCACACCGGCGCGAACCGCGCCTTTTTGCATTCGTCCTTTCTCCTGACCCGCGCCACCCTGGACGACGGCCGTCACGGGAGCCTGTTCAACGGCTTCTGGAACGAGGATTTCCCCGCCGCCCTGAAGACCGAGGAGATCGACTTCGCGGGCACGCCGCCGTTTCTGACTTTCGCCGGGCGACGGGACGTCTACGGCGACGGTTCGGTGGTGCTGGTGCCGTTGCCGGGCCACACGAAGGGATCGCTCGGGGTCTACGTGCGCACCAAGCACGGCCCGGTATTGTTGGTCGGCGACGCCGCCTATACGATGCGCAACATCCGCGAAATGATCCTGCCGGGATACCTGGAGGACGCGGACGCGGCCTGGGATACCTTGTTCCGCCTCAAACGGCTGGCCGAACGGGCGCCCGAGGTGCGGATCGTTCCCGCGCACGATCCGGACGTTTACCGCGAGATTCCCGTCGCGCCGCAAAGTTTTTAA
- a CDS encoding NAD(P)/FAD-dependent oxidoreductase yields MRAANLTVAVIGGGPAGAVCAWRLARSGVRVLLYERDPEREKPCGGGLTGRAFAALPELHELQLPWNEVRRWRILCQGGREVGLDLEPPLFVVPRRELDRALRREAVKAGAALIREPVREVKPLAGGGWQINDHAADIAVGAAGMQDPLAKYLGRKFTRGEMAFTMGRYIPGRFAPEIITCFFPEQRGYLWWFPRPDHASFGMELPAERFDPALVRRTMREFAADYLPGVEVESGKPYGWTAPAIRDWSPEARRFAGADWLLVGDAAGLCDVTTGEGISYALASGVLAADAIRQGVLPAYELRLRLEVIPELAKAARMQPKFYRSGMLNLAMWFLGRSRSLRQISGDLAHGRQSYVTLKRRTYREFPHILWEALTGR; encoded by the coding sequence ATGCGGGCGGCGAATCTGACGGTGGCGGTGATCGGCGGCGGTCCGGCGGGGGCGGTTTGCGCCTGGCGGCTGGCGCGGAGCGGCGTACGGGTTTTGCTTTACGAGCGCGATCCGGAGCGCGAAAAGCCGTGCGGCGGCGGCCTGACCGGCCGGGCTTTCGCGGCGCTGCCCGAATTGCACGAGCTGCAATTGCCGTGGAACGAGGTCCGGCGCTGGCGCATCCTTTGCCAGGGCGGCCGGGAGGTCGGGCTCGATCTCGAACCGCCGTTGTTCGTCGTTCCCCGGCGCGAACTGGATCGCGCTTTGCGTCGCGAAGCGGTGAAGGCCGGCGCGGCGTTGATCCGCGAACCGGTGCGCGAGGTCAAGCCGCTGGCCGGCGGCGGTTGGCAGATCAACGATCACGCGGCCGACATCGCGGTCGGCGCGGCCGGCATGCAGGACCCGCTGGCCAAATACCTCGGCCGCAAATTCACGCGCGGCGAAATGGCGTTCACCATGGGCCGCTACATTCCCGGCCGGTTCGCGCCGGAAATCATCACCTGCTTTTTCCCCGAACAGCGCGGTTACCTCTGGTGGTTTCCCCGGCCCGACCACGCCAGCTTCGGGATGGAATTGCCGGCCGAGCGGTTCGATCCGGCTCTCGTGCGGCGGACGATGCGCGAATTCGCGGCCGACTATCTGCCGGGAGTCGAGGTCGAGTCGGGCAAGCCTTACGGCTGGACGGCGCCGGCGATTCGCGATTGGAGCCCGGAGGCGCGGCGGTTCGCGGGGGCCGATTGGTTGCTGGTCGGCGACGCCGCCGGCTTGTGCGACGTCACCACGGGCGAGGGCATCTCGTATGCGCTGGCCAGCGGCGTTCTGGCCGCCGACGCGATCCGGCAGGGCGTGTTGCCGGCCTATGAACTGCGCCTGCGGCTCGAAGTCATTCCCGAGTTGGCCAAGGCAGCCCGGATGCAACCCAAATTCTACCGGTCGGGAATGCTGAATCTGGCGATGTGGTTTCTCGGCCGCAGCCGCTCCTTGCGGCAAATCTCCGGCGACCTGGCGCACGGCCGCCAAAGCTATGTGACGCTGAAGCGCCGCACCTACCGCGAATTTCCGCACATTTTATGGGAAGCGCTGACCGGCCGCTGA
- a CDS encoding diacylglycerol kinase family protein gives MKRLHPGRAAREVGNSFVHAFAGLIYTMHSQRNMRFHIFFAIFAMAFYTAFDVPFAERAILMIVICLVPAFEIINTSIESQMDYVGQEQHILLKRAKDTAAAAVLVMALLSMAMGGYILLPRFIEYFRQPETASWTETGIRVSLATTTLGSLLAFWTLRSFRYVFKPLLAAASFFSGMGAMALCICGSDPSAYVAMTFLIILELNAFARLALEMRIEKAWEEPNISFDTAGFRIILPFVIIGAVVGGYLGWGPFSQLCR, from the coding sequence GTGAAACGGCTGCATCCGGGTCGGGCCGCGCGCGAGGTGGGCAACAGTTTCGTCCACGCCTTTGCCGGCCTGATTTACACCATGCACTCCCAGCGCAACATGCGCTTTCACATCTTTTTCGCGATTTTCGCGATGGCGTTCTACACGGCCTTCGACGTTCCCTTCGCCGAACGCGCCATTCTGATGATCGTCATCTGCCTGGTCCCCGCCTTCGAGATCATCAACACCTCCATCGAATCCCAAATGGATTACGTCGGCCAGGAACAGCATATTCTGCTCAAGCGCGCCAAGGATACCGCCGCCGCCGCGGTGCTGGTGATGGCCCTGTTGTCGATGGCGATGGGCGGCTACATCCTGCTGCCGCGCTTTATCGAATACTTCCGCCAGCCGGAAACCGCCTCGTGGACGGAGACCGGCATCCGGGTTTCGCTGGCCACGACGACGCTGGGCAGCCTGCTCGCGTTTTGGACGCTACGGTCGTTCCGTTACGTCTTCAAACCGCTGCTGGCCGCCGCCTCGTTCTTTTCGGGAATGGGCGCGATGGCGCTGTGCATCTGCGGCAGCGACCCTTCGGCGTACGTCGCGATGACGTTTTTGATCATCCTGGAGCTCAACGCCTTCGCCCGGCTGGCGTTGGAAATGCGCATCGAGAAGGCCTGGGAAGAGCCGAACATCTCGTTCGACACCGCCGGCTTTCGGATCATCCTGCCGTTCGTGATCATCGGGGCGGTGGTGGGCGGCTATCTCGGCTGGGGTCCGTTTTCCCAATTGTGCCGCTGA